From a single Lytechinus variegatus isolate NC3 chromosome 9, Lvar_3.0, whole genome shotgun sequence genomic region:
- the LOC121421419 gene encoding uncharacterized protein LOC121421419, translating into MAISYFLISLLGCFLCVATTSPINQDEATTAENLAELSKDFHELVSVLRQIIPGLHQSQEPALETIGNGSTEELRDYLVNHFKVRNRRSSDTALSALSGTFTNESDAVTGVSELNRILLSYHSLTPAGGTIYTHWGRDDCPNGSELVYSGSTAGAHYSHTGGGVNYLCLPKEPIYSEVETTAHGTRSLLYSAEYETSTAQVLQDLHDQTPACAICRAPPTRLTKIMIPGRNDCPSSKWRLEYKGYLMSSLYSHKTRTDFVCMDEDAMGVPGTTGSQDGALFYMVEGRCSPGGIQCGPYVNGYELTCAVCTI; encoded by the exons ATGGCCATATCATATTTTCTGATCAGTTTACTGGGATGCTTTCTTTGTGTAGCTACAACTTCGCCGATTAATCAAG ATGAGGCAACAACCGCAGAAAATCTGGCAGAACTTTCTAAAGATTTCCATGAATTAGTGAGCGTATTGAGACAGATAATTCCCGGACTTCATCAG TCTCAAGAACCCGCTTTGGAAACAATCGGAAATGGCAGCACCGAAGAGCTCCGAGACTACCTCGTGAATCACTTTAAGGTTCGGAACCGCCGAAGTAGCGATACGGCACTCTCGGCTCTTTCCGGTACATTTACGAACGAGTCCGACGCTGTGACCGGTGTCAGCGAGCTAAATCGCATTCTTCTCAGCTATCATTCGCTTACACCAGCAG GTGGCACTATTTATACTCACTGGGGACGAGACGATTGTCCCAACGGGTCAGAACTGGTCTATTCAG GAAGTACAGCAGGAGCCCACTACAGCCACACTGGCGGTGGTGTCAATTACCTTTGCCTCCCCAAAGAGCCCATCTACAGTGAAGTCGAGACAACGGCCCACGGGACGCGATCCCTGCTTTACAGCGCAGAGTACGAGACGAGCACTGCCCAAGTCCTGCAGGACCTCCATGACCAAACCCCAGCCTGTGCCATATGCAGAGCTCCACCAACCAGGCTCACCAAGATCATGATTCCAGGCCGTAACGACTGCCCGTcttcaaaatggcgcctggaatACAAGGGCTACCTCATGTCGAGTCTGTACTCTCACAAGACCAGGACCGACTTCGTTTGCATGGACGAGGATGCAATGGGAGTTCCTGGAACGACCGGAAGTCAAGATGGGGCCCTTTTCTACATGGTGGAGGGTCGGTGCTCCCCGGGAGGGATACAGTGTGGGCCATACGTGAACGGATACGAACTGACGTGTGCTGTTTGTACAATTTGA